atacatccgattatttattcttaactctatatcatttaaatattattattattatttatttatttatttatttttatctttctttacaAACCACAAGAGCTAGAATCATCTAAAAGACTAGAACtagagatttttttctttttttttttgattagtcCTCTAGAACCAGAGATTAAGAAACCACAGAACCGGAATAATCTAGAACTGGAGATGGCCACAAAGGATCGAGATTTgggttttgttattgttttgttttgaattttgagatgattttgtgTAAAACTGATGATATTCCCTCtcaatctctttcttttctttggcttTCTCCATGTTCATTTCTCCCAATTGCTTCCCTTCCAGCCGCATTCTCAAATTTTGGATCCCTCTCTCAAGTTCGTCGATCCTCTCAAGTTTCTTATATCTGAAATCTCAAAAAACCTCAAACAAATTTGAcccaaaagaaggaagaagatcaATTGCTCAACAATTAACCCAAATCGAAAAGCCCCAACCCAAATCTCCAGAAGATCAACAGTCTCGCCGCAggtctctttgtctctctctagTGAGAATCAGATCCGTCCAATGTCCGGCTATATAGAGTCCGCACGAAGAGAGTGAAGAGTTTTTTGCAGCTTCGAGACAGTTCGAAACGACAGCATTAGGGATTTTGGATCATTGGCTAGAGTTTCAGTGAGAGAAAAGCTATGGTGGAGGATCATAAGCACGAGGAGCCGAGGGCGGAGCCTTTGGCAGTGAGCGTAGTGAGCTTCGGTTGGCCATGTTGGGTAGCAGGAGAAGTAGAGGTCGGCATcagtaggaaaagaaaaagaaaaaaagacggAGAAGAGTATGAAAGAAAGATTCGTAGACttttaagtataaaataatGATACATGTGTGAATAATGCAACGCCTCATGCAAGCCAAATGTATTCCAGCTTTTAAGTAGATAATTCGATGGAAGTAGCTTTTAAGGATTACTTTAGCTAAACTAGCCAAAAGTTGGATTTACATGATCCGCTGGAACTGCTCTAACTCTCTTCCTCGTAATTATATAATTAGGCAGCTctcaataattattatataattaacaGTTGGATTGAGATTCtctattattaaaatatttaaaacattcaaaaattttaataaatttttttaaaaatgttataatTAATTCACGGAAATAATTGCACCTTTGGTCCATGaagttgacctaaattacaaatgaCTCCCTGTGGTAGAAAAAGTTCTTGAAGGTCTcagtggtaaactataattacgaatcactctttgaacccgtttttcgtctaccaagttaacagattccgttagtttgcTATGTCATACCCAATAATAAATCGAtatgtgtccattacaataaaaaaatataaataaataaaacttaaaaattatttttttaaaaaaaatagaaaatagcaaagGAGTGTTTGCCAAGGGTGGCTCGGCCttgtctgggggtggcgcacgtGTTGATTTCCTATTAGGTATGACGTAACAAGCTAACGGAATTTGTTAACTTGGTAGACGAAAAACGGGTTtaaggagtgattcgtaattatagtttaccatatAGACTttctatgaactttttatatcacatagaataatttataatttaacttAACTCTAAAGACTAATGATGTAATTATCTTTAATTTACGTTCCAACTAATCTCTCTGTGGACGGACAACCTTGTGCTTCGTGCAAAAGGAATACATTTCGGTGGTCTTCGAGAAATGGACAATGGCCGACAAGTGAATAACCCACCTGCTGGTTTGGTGCTTACCATGTTAGCAATATTGTCAACTTTGGAACTAATAGTAatggaaaaacaaattaaaaagcaTATATTCTATTTAATCAATAACTTCATTCAAACTAGTTAACTAGGGGTATACGTGGATATCTTACATCAATAAAATGCaggtattaattatttttatatatatttgaatttgtatCTTTTTTTACTATATGTACCTAGATGGTAATTATGGTTATTAAGTACAATTATTATCTGATATTCGCAAATAAATAATTGGTCTATTTTAaacgcttttaaaaataattttgactgaTTTTAGTCTCTTGaacttgttttaaaaatataatacaacaccaaaaatatgaagaactggaaaaaaaaaatgatgaatacGACATCAAAATATTTATGGTAATAATCAATACTTATAAGAAACacctttatatatttttttaatccatgATTCAATGAGAATAATAATCAAgccaacaaacataaaaaaaacataaagttcttaaatattacacattcataagtagaatatatataaaatataaaaagaatatatattagatatatataaagagtagtATGCTAATGCGGTTATTGTTCGCATCCGCATACCTTAAAATCAACATCCAAATAGGCACTTgtggataattttttttgttattcttatCCGTACTCACATGTGTAGATAACAAAAAGATGCGAATAAAGAATAGATATGAATAACGAATTTTGACAGTAATTAAATATATGCTGCATGTTACTTCAAACGCTTAGGAAACAAATAaatcaacttaaaaaaaaaaaaaaaaaaaaaaaaaaaaaaaaaaaaaaaaaaatcgaggcCTGAAATTAATTCCGTGATTAGAAAAGGTTTAATGGTAGAGAAgacattaatttgaaaaagagtAATGGGTTTTTAGCAAAATAGGCAAAAAGACTAATGGCGTTCACTTTTTTCTCAGCCCTGGTTTGACATTTGGCGCGCATGGATAATCAAAATAAGATTAATTACGACACTAACAATAACCTATCAACACACTACTATCACACTGTCGGATGACTCGGATTGTTTGCCACCCACGGCAACACAAAACCATTCACATCTTCGTAGCCTCGTAGGTTTTTTCTCGTACATGCTATTTGGATGGTTTCTTTATCGGTAGAGAGCAACGTTACGAAAGTATGGCAATGGCGGGACTGCAACGTGGTGAAGTGGGTCATGCATGCTGTTTGCACCTTTTGTGGTTCCCGTGTTCGAGCtaaacacacacagagagagagagagagagagagagaaaatacaaatgaaaaggACATAAGCCaaacaaaaaaggagagaagGAAAGCAAGAAAGGCTATAGACGGATGTTTCCCACTATCAAAGGGAAAGGGGAATTAACCATATAGCTATCAGCTATGGCTtatctacaaaataaaataatattgttaGGGCTTAATTGTCTATATCAAATTGAGAAATGCTCAAGTTTGAAAAAAGTCATTGAaaacctagcatttctcaaattaGGGTAACTATTACAGTACTCTCTCTCTTACATTATTAGTCTAGATTATGTCAAAATAACTTTTTCGTAAATATTTAGAagaattattagaatattaattaaattgataaaattcatctttaaaataaataatgatgaAGGTAATGCTTATCCAGTGTGGGTTAAGGACTTTATATTGTTTCTAAAATGGAACATACCAAAAGTggcttaatttgtttttaatttgtttccttttaatattaatatgtaTACTTGTTAGTGTATATCTAATTATTTTTGTGGCCTCAATGATGATGCTCATAAGGTTTTATCTGGGTGCGTTAATTGCTCATTAGGCTTTTCCTGGGTGCGTACGTTAATCCCCCCCTTGAAAGTATAATTAGACTTAAATCATTATTGGGTAGTTAATTATGATGCAAATGGAcattaattttttcatacaatttGGAAAGAAAgctcttttgtcattttgaatAGAATGCACTCATTTGTATCTCAACTTAGAGCATTCTCATTGGCCTTTTCaaaatttcactaaattttaatgaaaaaatctacttttttgagTTTAACTATCACCTTTAAAAAgtttcctacatcaaactctttaaaaatttctctatttttattaaatattactttttaatagTTTTGGAGCAACTGATTTAACTGCCACTCAGCATTATTCAATCTCTGAATCCACACATTCCAAAACCCAGTACAAAAAATGCTATCCACGCTCACCGGGGGATCTCTCtgaacaaaacccaaaaacccactGCACCAAAACCCCATAAACAATTGTTGACACTGAATAGCAACCATAGACCGCCGGAAAATTGTCGAAGAGACGCCAAGACTGCACAGAACCGCCGAAAACGTGCCCGTCCGCCTAACCTGTCATCACCCACAAATCTTTGGACCACCGGCAATCACCAGACCGAAAATCGCTAACACCCACCAGATCGGATCACCAAAAACCACCAGACAAGACGATTGAAACCCACCAGACCAGACCACCGAAAATCGATCCACCTGGGACGTCTTCCCTATTTGCAGATGGAAGAGGCGAGATTTTCGGTCTGACCAAACCACCGGCAATCACAAGACACCCACCGGACCGAATCACCAAAAACCACAGGATCGGATCACCGAAAACCACCAGACAAGACCACCGGAACCCACCAAACCAGACCACCAGAAATCGATCCACCTGTGATGTCTTCCCTATTTGAAGATGGAGGCAAGCGTTTggagaggaaaaggaaaaggaaagaaaaaggggcacaaggaagagatggaagaggcaggaaaatgaaagaaaatgattaaaaaataaatagagaaagaatttTGGAGGTTAAATATAGGGAGGGTTTCTTACCTTCACTATTTTAGATAAATTTTGAAGAGCTTGTTGCATGAGGTTTTTGGAGcactttcaccaaaatttggtgaaatttttgaagTGAAGAGCCCAATGAGGATGCTCTTATAAAGGGGATAAAGATTCTCTTCATTTCATGGCGCCAAGAtttaaattgagattttttagTTATAGAACTTTATGTTTTTCCTATAAATTTTGGTAGAGTCAAAGGACTTATTCAgattttaagagagagagattaaaggGACTTTTAGATATTGAGGGGATCAATAGGGTTTGTTCCGGGTAAAGTTCACGTACCACTCAAACTACAATTCAATTGACAATGTTTCcctcaaattacaaaaaattgttATGTTCCCTCAACAACAAAAATACCATATATTATTGGGAAACATTAACAatgttttggtaatttaagaagacatgattttaaataaaagtttaGAAGAATATTATCAATTGGATtataatttgaagaaatttcatGAACTTTTCCTAAATTATTATGTGATAAGAATCTATTACTAATGTTGGCATAAGCACAACTTGCTGGCTATaagtttcttttttgaattaaGGTACCATCCactactaaaaagaaaagaaaatgcctcATCTTGGATGTGATGTGACCTTTTAATTTGGCAAAGACTAAGcgctttacattttttattggGGTGTGGAATCCTTGAAAATTTGTGCAAATTCTTCCGCTACATAGAAAAGATTCACACATGTTTTAATCAAGGAATAATAAAGACGGTATATATCAAAGCATATGCTTTCTACCAATCCTCATCAAAGATGCATTTATTTCAACAACAAAGGAGACAGTCTGCCCATTTGTTTGAACAAGTAATTAAGTCTCATAAAAGTTCTCATATTTACTACTCAGATTGTTAATAATATAAACAATAAATTACTAAAGATCCggacaaacaaaaacaaattcatATTCCCAAAACATGGCTCATATGGTGATCACTGATCCAGAAAGCAAACTTGGGTTAATCATCATGGCCTTTCTCACTTCCTAatcttttcttaataaaaactACGGAAAAGAAAAGGCGGGGAAAGGCAATAATATTCTCAACCCACGTCTTTTTCTACAGTCTCATCAGGTTCTCTCCATATcctcaaacaaaaagaaagaaacaaacaaacaaaaactcaTATATGGACTGCTCTCTTTCTGACTATTACTGCTCACACTTTTACACCCTTTATGAGTGGAAAAAAAACTGGTTTCTAGAAGCATCATGCATTTATTCTGCTGCTGAAGGAACAGTGGGATCCCTTATTCATCTACAATGATCAAACTGCCTTtctttccttccttccttccttccttccctAAATTTAACAGTCCACTTCACCTGCCCCTCCATTCAGGATCCATGGGTGCCCTGTATTTTACAAACAAGAAGGCAGAGCTGAGAACTTCACAATTTTCACAATTTTCAGAAAAGAGCAAAACAATAACAATTTACCAAACACATAGGAGCTGATAGGCATAAATATGACAAGAATCAAAGCCCAGAAAAGCTTTTCTTTGTGTGAAACTATGCACTCAGAAAGCCAATCAAAAAAACCAAGAAGGTCAACCCTTAATTTCTGTTTGGCTGCTTCAAAGTTACTGGAAAGGACAATGTATTGCAAAGTAAAGCCTTAAATTATTCAAAACCTTTGACAAGCTATCCACCCAAGTATAATTATATGCAAATCAAATtaacaacacaaaaaaaaaaaaaaaaaaaaaaaaaagaagaagaaccaataAACAACTTACTTAAGGCTTGCTCCGCAGAAAACCTTCTTGAAACATCCCTACAAATCATCTTCCTCAACAAGTCCTTGGCCGCCGGCGACACCGCCCGGAAGATCCTCGTCGGGAACCTCAAGTTCCCCCTCAACACCGCCTCGAAAATCTCAGCCGCAGACTCGCCGTAAAACGGCGGAACCCCGGCCAACATTATGTACAAAATGACTCCAGCACTCCACACATCCACCTTCTCATTGTACTCCCTCCCCATCAAAACCTCCGGCGCCACATAATACGGCGTTCCCACGATCCCATCCACGCACCTCCCCTCCGGCAACCACACGGCAGACCCAAAATCCGCCACCTTCAGATTGCTCCTCCCGTCGAACAACAAGTTTTCCGGCTTGATATCTCTATGCACGACCCCCATCTTGTGACAGTGAGACACAGCTTCGAGGAGTTGCTTCACGAGCAAAGCGGCTTCGCGCTCGGAGAAAGTTCGTTGGATGATCTTGTCGTAGAGGGTAAAGGATTCACAGAGCTCCATTACCATGGTGAGAGAGTCGTCGCTTTCGAAGACGTCGAAGAGTCTGACGATGTTGGGGTGCGGGGAGAGGAGGGTCATGATCTTCGGCTCGTTTTCGAGGCATTCTCGGTCGGTGGGATCGGTTAGAGGGCGTTTGTCGATGGTTTTGGCGGCGAAGAAGTCGCCGGAGATGGGTTGAAAGCAGCGAGAAATAGTGCCGAATTTACCACGGCCGATTTCGTCGCAAAGCTGGTAGTTGTTCTTGAAAGCGTCACACATTTGGGGTTGCGATTTGTTAATGGGGTTGGGTTTGTCAAAGAGTGTGTTTTCCAGTTACAATGCCTTCTTTATAGAGAGGAGAAGAGGGGGAATCGACGGGGGAATATTCGGTCCGGTGGGGGCGGCCATTTGAGATTCACAACGTTGTGGTTGGTTTGACAGCAAGACCTTCTAattctaatttatttaataataaacttGTTTGGTTTTAGTCTTTTAGTGTGATGTGGAAGTGTACTACAACCCAATAACGTGGGGGAATTGGAAGCAAATTTggtcttctttttattttgaaaaaattacacaaTTAGCCCTTCTGGTctgcctaaattacaaataactccatatagtattaaaattaattcaaagatccCGATTGAActaatttacaaattgttttttagagtcaaattttgttaaaaattttgacaaattttattAGGCGTCACATCAAaactaataagatggcgacacgtgtcattcttaattaaaaaatataaatatataaaacttaagaaactaattttttttaaaacaaaaagagtaACTGCCGATTGGGCAGTTACGACTTGGCCACCCTAGCCAATGAGGGTAGTCGTACGCA
Above is a genomic segment from Alnus glutinosa chromosome 12, dhAlnGlut1.1, whole genome shotgun sequence containing:
- the LOC133852219 gene encoding phosphoenolpyruvate carboxylase kinase 1; amino-acid sequence: MCDAFKNNYQLCDEIGRGKFGTISRCFQPISGDFFAAKTIDKRPLTDPTDRECLENEPKIMTLLSPHPNIVRLFDVFESDDSLTMVMELCESFTLYDKIIQRTFSEREAALLVKQLLEAVSHCHKMGVVHRDIKPENLLFDGRSNLKVADFGSAVWLPEGRCVDGIVGTPYYVAPEVLMGREYNEKVDVWSAGVILYIMLAGVPPFYGESAAEIFEAVLRGNLRFPTRIFRAVSPAAKDLLRKMICRDVSRRFSAEQALRHPWILNGGAGEVDC